The Streptomyces sp. cg36 genomic interval CCCGCCCAGCAGTCCTACGAGGGCGGCTACGAGGAGCCGTACGGCGCCCAGCAGCCCGCGTACGAGAACGGTTTCGAGGGCGGGCAGCCGTACGCGCAGGAGTACCCCGGCGCGTACGGGCAGCAGGACGCCTTCGGGCAGCAGAACGGCTACCCGGACCAGCCGTACGCGGAGACCGCCTACCAGGCGCCCGCGGCCGGCGGACCGGCGTACGACGGCGGCTACGGCGACCCCGCCCAGCAGGGCGACTGGCCCGGCAACACCGCCTCGTACCAGGCCCCTTACGCGCCGGAGCAGCAGCCGGCGGCACGGGATGCCCAATCCGCTCCGGACGTTCCCGTGGAAGGTCGTGAGCGCGTAGGCTTCGACCGTCCGGGCCCCCACCCGGGCACCGCCCACGAGCTGACCGGCGCCGGTCTGCCCCGCCGCGGCAGCGGTCAGCAGAACTGGCAGCAGCCCGCCGCCCAGGAGCCGCAGCGGGAGTCCGAGCCGCAGCGGTCCGAGCAGCGGCGGCAGCCCGTCAACGGAGCCGACGGCACCGACGGCACCGGCACCGCGGCCGTGAACGGCACCGCGAACGGGACCGTCAACGGCACCGCGACCGGCTCCGACGAGCCGGCCGGCGACTGGCGCTCGACCAACGACGAGCGCTGGACGCGGGCGGAGAAGCTGCGTGAGCCGAAGGCCGGCGGGGTCACTCCCTCCGGTCTCCCCCGGCGGGTGCCCAAGGCCAACCTGGTCGAGGGCGCGGCCGAGCAGACCCCGCAGGGCGGCCCACAGGTCTCCCGCGCTCCGGAGGACGTCCGCGGCAGGTTGAGCAACCTGCGGCGCGGCGTCCAGCAGGGCCGCAGCGCGGGGTCGGACACCAGTAACACCTACCACCAGGAGCGTTAGTGTGAGCCCGATGAGCCAGGCGGCGCAGAATCTGAACTGGTTGATCACCAACTTCGTGGACAACACCCCCGGGGTGTCCCACACGGTGGTGGTCTCCGCCGACGGACTCCTGCTGGCGATGTCCGAAGGCTTCCCCCGGGACCGGGCGGATCAGCTGGCGGCGGTCGCCTCCGGTCTGACCTCCCTCACCGCGGGGGCCTCCCGGATCTTCGAGGGCGGCGCCGTCAACCAGACGGTGGTGGAGATGGAGCGCGGCTTCCTCTTCATCATGTCCATCTCGGACGGTTCCTCCTTGGCCGTACTCGCCCACCCCGAGGCCGACATCGGTCTGGTCGGGTATGAGATGGCTCTCCTCGTGGACCGCGCGGGCACGGTGCTTACGCCCGATCTGCGTGCGGAACTCCAGGGCAGTCTGCTCAATTAGTTGTGAACTTCCGGTTCTCAACCCATAGACAGGCAGTGCGTTTCTCGCCACCGCGCCATAAGGTGCGGTGGCGCGGTCCCAATGGAACGGGCGACCGGCACTCGGAGGAGGAAACGTGACAACACCCCAAGGCGGACACCCATACAGCGGTGGACAGCAGTCTCCGGGTGAGCACGGGCAGAACCGGTT includes:
- a CDS encoding roadblock/LC7 domain-containing protein, translating into MSQAAQNLNWLITNFVDNTPGVSHTVVVSADGLLLAMSEGFPRDRADQLAAVASGLTSLTAGASRIFEGGAVNQTVVEMERGFLFIMSISDGSSLAVLAHPEADIGLVGYEMALLVDRAGTVLTPDLRAELQGSLLN